One part of the Haliotis asinina isolate JCU_RB_2024 chromosome 2, JCU_Hal_asi_v2, whole genome shotgun sequence genome encodes these proteins:
- the LOC137274191 gene encoding protocadherin gamma-A4-like: MLDVNEKIPGTPPQKVIMQSVSFITFLTLLCGHCLGQAPDLILRIPEEINLDTYVGNVSDSSAMFKNLSRAEKETLKFGILNKDSHPSKLFRIDPDSGKLYSQGRIDRETLCDFTDACRIEFDVAVHSPVFSNIATVFIYVDDINDNAPTFPATEVTLDVSELASVGTVLKISGAVDRDSQFNNTIQSYDLSQQDMFSLTTTKNLDGSSVINLLLGKSLDREVKDQYSFNIVASDGGSPPKTGTLAVTINVLDENDNPPRFQNSSYDVMVKEDIAVNSTIMVVSATDPDLGSNSKVRYQFSNLQSAKLQSLFSIDSVTGVIRVAGKLVYEPDTPYHLIVEALDSGYRSLMTQTVVTVTVLDSGNNPPHVRINTLTTGNTVSEAAGMGFFVAYVEVEDSDSGENGEVVCNISSDAFSLEPLSGRKGYKVLVNTILDRESKYSYNMSVMCQDRGNPPLFGSAVFQMYVTDVNDNTPQFQRKQYNVSIPENSPIGFSVLTVSAYDADRGDNSRLRYFVVEDTQKPSFRIQYDSGIITTNRRFDREVTPVIKFHVLAIDQGMVARTGTTEVTLHISDINDEFPAFTHQLFQFRVVENMDANVIVGNITATDLDAGLNGEIEYFIAESPDGMIPFKVFANGTVIAEESLDRELKSRYIFTVLARDKGSPPKTNSSEVSITVLDVNDNVPTILFPTTVNHTVFISRSPEKDSVIGKIVAYDADFGENSTLRFVISNGNGDDAFSIDSDTGETKVANIWKLQNDMVYDLTITVHDSGTPQLKAETHLIIDVQFDNDTSALTPVRTKSDKYVIIAAAVAAATIILSIIIIAAICFVLRTDKRKSPPLSTNASKFNGHVASVKIPTADQTEVAHLSTGDTVDSGHIAPFGGVHNGQQKQIKHTDQSFKKKEVSFSIDDSLGSKPRDTIINNARLTFMDEAEKILPLDDVHSDTSGETIPSDSGRGGSEEEVNIQPDKKMHLRRLGAPHHEGNPFDQFCPYPMKQGPGFQNPRHNPSRFLHTNSFQEGRDFTRNHGPRDTSRDYSLRQGLSTFQDRPNNYSRPLSYHRQSSNVSHDDDGSTTTSGSYTLNQDDSLEERILGKDIIV; this comes from the exons ATGCTTGACGTGAACGAGAAGATCCCTGGGACGCCACCACAAAAAGTCATCATGCAGAGCGTCAGTTTCATTACTTTCCTGACTCTCCTGTGTGGACACTGTCTTGGACAAGCCCCAGATCTGATATTGAGAATACCGGAAGAAATCAACCTTGATACCTACGTGGGAAACGTGTCAGACAGTAGTGCTATGTTCAAGAACCTTTCACGGGCGGAGAAAGAAACTTTAAAGTTTGGGATTTTAAACAAAGACAGTCACCCCAGTAAACTATTTCGCATCGACCCTGATTCTGGAAAACTATACAGTCAAGGTCGTATCGACCGTGAAACTCTGTGTGACTTCACCGACGCTTGTCGCATTGAGTTTGATGTCGCTGTTCACTCTCCCGTTTTCTCCAATATCGCCACCGTCTTCATCTACGTGGATGACATCAACGACAACGCTCCAACGTTCCCCGCAACAGAGGTGACACTGGACGTTTCAGAATTAGCTAGCGTCGGTACAGTGTTAAAGATAAGTGGTGCCGTAGACAGAGACTCGCAATTTAATAACACCATTCAGTCATATGATTTGTCGCAACAAGACATGTTTTCACTGACCACGACGAAGAACCTCGATGGGAGTTCCGTGATAAATCTCCTCCTGGGAAAGTCGCTTGACCGCGAGGTTAAAGATCAGTACTCTTTCAACATCGTGGCATCTGACGGTGGTTCACCACCGAAAACAGGGACTCTCGCGGTAACAATCAACGTTCTCGACGAAAACGACAACCCCCCACGATTTCAAAACTCGTCTTACGATGTCATGGTGAAGGAAGACATTGCTGTCAACTCAACGATCATGGTAGTGTCAGCGACTGATCCGGATTTGGGTTCCAATAGCAAAGTGAGATACCAGTTCAGCAATCTGCAGTCAGCAAAGTTACAGTCTCTGTTCTCTATAGACTCAGTGACGGGAGTAATTAGAGTGGCCGGTAAACTTGTGTATGAGCCAGACACACCCTATCACTTGATCGTGGAGGCTCTTGACAGCGGATACCGTTCTCTCATGACCCAAACTGTTGTCACTGTGACAGTGCTAGACTCGGGGAACAACCCTCCCCATGTGAGGATCAACACCTTAACGACGGGCAACACTGTTTCGGAGGCTGCAGGGATGGGCTTCTTTGTGGCATATGTAGAGGTTGAGGACTCAGACTCTGGTGAGAACGGAGAAGTCGTTTGTAACATTTCCAGCGATGCATTTTCTCTGGAGCCTCTGTCAGGCAGGAAGGGatacaaagtattagtcaataCTATTCTGGACCGGGAATCCAAGTATTCGTACAACATGAGTGTCATGTGTCAGGATAGAGGGAACCCTCCACTGTTCGGGTCCGCCGTGTTCCAGATGTATGTAACAGACGTTAATGACAACACTCCACAGTTTCAGCGAAAACAGTACAACGTGTCCATCCCAGAAAACAGTCCCATTGGATTTTCCGTATTGACTGTATCGGCCTATGACGCTGATCGTGGGGACAATTCCCGTCTGAGATATTTCGTTGTGGAAGATACGCAGAAACCATCCTTCAGAATCCAATATGATTCCGGCATCATTACAACTAACAGGAGATTTGACAGAGAGGTGACACCTGTGATAAAGTTCCACGTCCTTGCCATTGACCAGGGTATGGTAGCCAGGACAGGCACGACCGAGGTGACGCTGCACATCAGCGACATCAACGACGAGTTCCCCGCTTTTACTCACCAACTGTTTCAATTCCGCGTGGTAGAGAACATGGACGCTAACGTTATAGTGGGAAATATCACCGCCACAGATCTCGATGCCGGTCTTAATGGTGAAATTGAGTACTTCATAGCAGAATCTCCAGATGGTATGATACCTTTTAAGGTATTCGCCAATGGAACCGTGATTGCTGAAGAGTCATTGGATAGAGAATTAAAGAGCAGATACATCTTCACAGTGTTAGCGCGGGACAAAGGCTCTCCTCCCAAGACGAACTCTTCGGAAGTGTCCATTACAGTGCTTGATGTAAACGACAACGTCCCAACAATTCTATTTCCTACGACTGTCAATCACACGGTTTTTATTTCGAGGTCCCCAGAAAAAGATTCCGTCATTGGCAAGATTGTTGCATACGACGCCGACTTCGGCGAAAACTCTACTCTACGTTTTGTGATATCAAACGGCAACGGCGATGATGCTTTCTccatagacagtgacactggtgagACTAAGGTAGCCAACATATGGAAACTGCAGAACGACATGGTATACGATCTGACAATAACTGTGCACGATTCAGGAACTCCTCAACTGAAGGCTGAAACTCACCTGATTATTGATGTGCAGTTCGACAACGACACCAGTGCACTCACACCAGTGCGCACAAAAAGTGACAAGTATGTGATCAtcgctgctgctgttgctgcggCAACTATTATCCTGTCTATCATCATCATTGCTGCCATCTGCTTTGTGCTCAGGACTGACAAACGGAAATCACCACCATTATCAACCAACGCTTCCAAATTCAACGGTCATGTTGCGTCTGTGAAAATCCCCACTGCAGATCAAACCGAGGTTGCGCATCTATCGACAGGGGACACGGTCGACAGTGGACACATAGCCCCATTTGGTGGAGTCCATAACGGTCAACAGAAACAAATCAAGCACACAGACCAGTCCTTCAAGAAGAAGGAAGTTAGCTTCAGCATTGATGACAGCCTTGGCTCCAAACCCAgagacaccatcatcaacaACGCCAGATTGACATTCATGGACGAAGCGGAAAAAATACTACCA CTGGATGACGTTCACAGCGACACCTCTGGTGAGACAATTCCCAGCGACAGCGGCAGAGGCGGCAGCGAGGAGGAAGTGAACATCCAACCAGATAAAA AAATGCATCTCCGACGGTTGGGCGCACCTCATCATGAAGGCAATCCGTTCGACCAGTTCTGTCCGTATCCGATGAAGCAAGGCCCCGGCTTCCAGAATCCCAGACACAATCCAAGCAGGTTTTTACACACAAACAGTTTTCAGGAAGGACGTGACTTCACCCGAAATCACGGTCCCAGAGACACATCACGTGACTATTCATTGCGTCAAGGCCTCAGCACTTTCCAGGACAGGCCCAACAACTACTCAAGGCCGTTGTCATACCACAGACAGTCTTCCAATGTGTCCCATGATGACGACGGCAGTACAACCACGTCAGGAAGTTACACATTAAACCAGGACGACTCACTCGAGGAGAGAATTCTCGGAAAGGACATAATAGTGTAA